In Myxococcus stipitatus, the following are encoded in one genomic region:
- a CDS encoding DUF962 domain-containing protein, with amino-acid sequence MLKAPITALFDEYYSSHQHPTNRLTHKIAIPVIVLHIVTMLDWVKLVALPVLPGGVLTLGMVVWALAAVWYLRADVKLGLVVVAFMAACFPVGRMMPVWSVVAIAAFGWLIQLAGHSVWEKKSPSFLTNLVHALVGPLFFVAVLSGDYVLKPQARDATPARA; translated from the coding sequence ATGCTCAAGGCGCCCATCACCGCCCTCTTCGACGAGTACTACTCGTCGCACCAGCACCCCACCAACCGGCTCACGCACAAAATCGCGATTCCCGTCATCGTCCTGCACATCGTCACGATGCTGGACTGGGTCAAGCTGGTGGCCCTCCCCGTGTTGCCGGGCGGCGTGTTGACGTTGGGCATGGTGGTGTGGGCGCTGGCCGCCGTCTGGTACCTGCGCGCGGACGTCAAGCTGGGCCTCGTCGTGGTGGCCTTCATGGCCGCGTGTTTCCCCGTGGGCCGGATGATGCCGGTCTGGAGCGTGGTGGCCATCGCGGCGTTCGGCTGGCTCATCCAACTGGCTGGCCACTCCGTCTGGGAGAAGAAGTCGCCGTCCTTCCTCACCAACCTGGTTCACGCGCTGGTGGGCCCGCTGTTCTTCGTCGCGGTCCTCTCTGGCGACTACGTCCTCAAGCCCCAAGCCCGGGACGCCACTCCGGCGCGCGCCTGA
- a CDS encoding Mpo1-like protein: MSFADKLRAWMPLHENRASRAVHFVGAYMFIFALLVPLGLLRFNVGDVPLSAAHVLVAAVALYALSLEWTAGLLMSLPLIPTLNAALSLGHLPSPTVAIVAVGVMVVRFALVVGAHVVLEKKTHGLSLGGPQLFFLEPVYLLTVLLFGMGLKRELHARVMAGGGPRPAPLTT; this comes from the coding sequence ATGAGCTTCGCCGACAAGCTGCGCGCCTGGATGCCCCTGCACGAGAACCGCGCGAGCCGCGCCGTGCACTTCGTGGGCGCGTACATGTTCATCTTCGCCCTGCTCGTGCCACTCGGCTTGTTGCGCTTCAACGTGGGGGACGTGCCGCTCTCCGCGGCGCACGTCCTGGTCGCGGCGGTGGCGCTCTACGCGCTCTCGTTGGAGTGGACGGCGGGGCTGTTGATGAGCCTGCCGCTCATCCCCACGCTGAACGCCGCGCTGTCCCTGGGACATCTGCCGAGCCCCACCGTCGCCATCGTCGCCGTGGGGGTCATGGTGGTGCGCTTCGCGCTCGTGGTGGGCGCGCACGTCGTCCTCGAGAAGAAGACGCATGGCCTGTCGCTCGGCGGGCCGCAGCTGTTCTTCCTCGAGCCCGTCTATCTGCTCACCGTCCTCCTGTTCGGGATGGGGCTCAAGCGCGAGCTGCACGCGCGGGTCATGGCCGGCGGTGGCCCCCGGCCCGCGCCCCTGACGACTTGA
- a CDS encoding 16S rRNA (uracil(1498)-N(3))-methyltransferase: MVRLFVPIPDPAPAEVALTGDRRHYVLHVLRLGEGDALEVFDGKGRSFAGRVTGVDTQTVRVELGPARQAPARRAVSVLQGLPKGDKLEWVLQKGTELGAAAFLPVDTVRSVVKLEPRRAQERTARWTKIVEEAARQCRRDDVPRVETPLPLTEAARGLAPGTVVLVLDEEESAVPLGEAFRAAGAGTPVALVVGPEGGLAREEVEALKALGARAVTLGARILRTETAALAALAVMMHLDGELG; encoded by the coding sequence GTGGTTCGCCTCTTCGTCCCCATTCCGGACCCCGCTCCCGCCGAGGTGGCGCTGACGGGTGACCGCCGCCACTACGTCCTCCATGTCCTGCGCCTGGGCGAAGGGGACGCGCTGGAGGTCTTCGATGGCAAGGGCCGCTCCTTCGCCGGCCGGGTGACGGGCGTGGACACGCAGACGGTGCGCGTGGAGCTGGGCCCCGCGCGGCAGGCCCCCGCGCGCCGCGCCGTGAGCGTGCTCCAGGGGCTGCCCAAGGGAGACAAGCTGGAGTGGGTGCTTCAGAAGGGCACGGAGCTGGGCGCCGCCGCCTTCCTGCCCGTGGACACCGTGCGCAGCGTGGTGAAGCTGGAGCCTCGGCGCGCGCAGGAGCGCACCGCGCGGTGGACGAAAATCGTGGAGGAGGCCGCCCGGCAGTGCCGCCGCGATGACGTGCCTCGCGTGGAGACTCCGCTGCCGCTGACCGAGGCCGCGCGGGGACTCGCCCCGGGCACGGTGGTGCTGGTGCTGGACGAGGAGGAGTCCGCGGTGCCGCTGGGTGAGGCCTTCCGCGCCGCGGGGGCGGGGACGCCCGTGGCGCTGGTGGTGGGCCCTGAGGGGGGCCTGGCGCGAGAGGAAGTGGAGGCACTCAAGGCGCTGGGGGCTCGCGCCGTGACGCTGGGGGCTCGCATCCTGCGCACGGAGACCGCGGCGCTGGCGGCCCTCGCGGTGATGATGCACCTCGACGGGGAGCTTGGTTAG
- a CDS encoding GlsB/YeaQ/YmgE family stress response membrane protein: MGIIAFIIIGFIAGLIARAILPGKQSMGLMATTLLGMVGSLLGGLVGSLFSRNGRLFELRPAGLIMSVVGAIVVLLIVGAVGRRRVHA; encoded by the coding sequence ATGGGGATCATCGCGTTCATCATCATTGGCTTCATCGCGGGACTCATCGCGCGTGCCATTCTCCCCGGCAAGCAGAGCATGGGCCTGATGGCGACGACGCTTCTGGGTATGGTCGGTTCGCTGCTCGGTGGCTTGGTGGGGTCCCTGTTCTCGCGCAATGGGCGCCTCTTCGAGCTGCGGCCGGCGGGCCTCATCATGTCGGTCGTGGGCGCCATCGTCGTGCTGCTCATCGTTGGAGCGGTGGGACGGCGCCGGGTCCACGCCTAG